Sequence from the Arvicola amphibius chromosome 3, mArvAmp1.2, whole genome shotgun sequence genome:
AGGCTGAGCTGTGGCGATGAACAACTGCAAAACTGTTTAAACAATCAAACAAGCTCCAAAATCTTTTATTGGCGGGGTAGGAGTTGTGTTCACATGAAGGTCAGAGTCCAATTTGTGAGAGTTAATCCCCTCTTTCCAGCAAGCATTCCAGGGATGGAACCTGGGTGGTCATGTTTGACAGCAAGCTTCTTACTCCATGAGTCGTCTTCCAGCACAGGAGCCCCTACTCAGCTGCAACAGGGCTTTGTCTCAAGTTCAGTACAATAGACACAAAGTGGCGCCTGGAGGCAGCTCTTCTTCCATCCTCCTCTTTGTGGAGGAAACAGCAATCAAACGCTGTCACTTGATTCCGCCAGGCGGCAGACAAACTAGCATCCCTGCTCTGTCTCTCCTGGTCCTGCTCTGTCTCTCCTGGTGTGAACAGCTGAaactggccagaagagggtttgtGTGACTTGCCTCACGCCAATGGCTTAGGCAAATTAATGTCGTGACGGGCAAGTGTTACTCAATTCATCCCCATAGACGAAGAAACTGGGCTTATCCTGCAGTTAAAAGAccagctttctcttcctctctaatCGTTGTCTCTGCGGAAtcgggggggatggagggatgtaGGGGgcgggaggaggtgagggaggtaggggagggagCCATGACGAGTCACAGAAAGTAACTACAGAATTCATACCGcaaccctctctcttctcccccctttctttcttccttccttccttccttcctttctttctttctttctttctttctttctttctttctttctttctttctttcttcttgagacatggtttcactatagccctgaaactcacttggtaaaccaggctgggcttgaactcacagagatccatctgcctctgtctcttgagtaaTGGCATGAAAGGTGTCCATCCAGGTCAGGCTCTGTCTTCATTCTAGGTGGGCTGGGCGAGTAGTTCACAGGAGGAGCTCTTGCCTGCATAGGTGAGGCTATGGAGTCTTTTCCCAGAGCCATCAAAAAGAAGCTAAATGACAGCGGTGCTCCCGGGAGCAAATCCAGTTTATCCAGAAACAAGTCTGAACGCAGAGGATGTGAACACACAGGAGCAGGCACTGCAGTGCTGGCTGCAGATTGCAAAATGGATTGCAAGACACAAGGAGGTCTTTGATAGGTGGAAGGTTAGAAGCTAAGGAGCAGGGGGCAGTCTCTGTACTCAGAGGAAGACCTCCAGAGAGAAGAAGTGCAAGCCTTAGGTTTCAGAAGGAACCTTTATGGCTGATGAATATACtaggctttttttgtgtgtggttggtATTGGGGATGGAACTTAGGAACTCACAGATACCTagacaggggctctaccactgagccacaccccagcccctcagtgggggattctaggcaggggctctaccactaagctacaccccagcctctcactgggggattctaggcaggactTCTACTGCTGATCCATACCTCCTTGCAATGTTACATGTGGTAGGTTTATGACTTTGCCAAAACTTATCAGAGGGGTTGGTGTAGATccgttggtaaagtacttgcacAAAATGCTGGGTTTGATCTGATCCCCAGTAGTTCATAAACTAGGTGTGGTTGGCACAGGTTATGAGCTGAGTTCTTGGAGGCAGCAAAAACTTGAAGGGTGACATGCTACAAACAACAAGAACCACAATGCAAATACAGATACTTAAATAAAAAACTTAGAGCAGCTgactaggggtgtggctcaggatAGGGTGGGTACTTAGTGTCCTCAGAGCCCTAGCTTGATCCCCAACATGCACGCACACGGGCGCGTGTGCTTacgcatgtgaacacacacacacacacacacacacacacatcctgtaaAATTGTACATTTAGTGGGTTTGAATTAAGTATGTGAATTACACTTCAAAAATTAGTTTTGAAGAaaaggaaggttaaaaaaaaacaaggtgtgactcagtgggtaagaaaaaaacatattccagtttgctttgattttcataagaaaatatatgaaagaaactggGTACAGTGACACACACTCTAGTGATGCTTGAGAGGCCGGGGCAAGAGTGTGAAGTCTGAGACCTAGCTGGGCTCCACAGCCGATAGTGAGACCCTTTGTttatggaggggaggggggagggaggaaggggacagagggaggaacaGAATGGATAGGAAATTAGCAGGAAGGGAAGCAGTTTCCTGTCAGgctagagggaaggaaagggtggaCTTGGAGAGCACagtccattttttaattttctattttagtttcGTGTTTATtctgctttaaaatttatttattatacttaatttatttttgtagagGGGCATGTGTGTCACGGTgagtgtggaggttggaggacaatctacaggagtcaggtctctccttctgccatgtgagcctggggatggaactcgggttCCGTACGAGGCTGCGTGGCAAGCAGTTTTACAGACTTCTGTTTATGCACATGGatgttttatctgtgtgtatttgcatgtaacgcatgcatgcctggtgcctgtggcgGCCATAAGAGAGAGTCCAGCTGTTGTTATTAGGAATTGTGGGCAGCCATGCGGTGCTGGAGATTggacccgggtcctctggaggagcagtcactGAGCCGTTTCCGCACCCCAGGAGCAGGCACTTGCACCCAGCTGGaccctgtttgttttttccctagGGCTACAAACACGCGTGCACCCACCGCCTGGTTTTACGTAGTTCTTCAGATGCGACCAGGGCTTTGAACAAATGTCCCATATCCCCAACCATTTGTTTtccctacttttattttttgacccATTTGAGGCAGgggttttctctgtagtcctggctctcctggagcttgctatacagaccaagctggcctcaaactcatagagatccatcgaGTGCCATGGCTCCTGGCTCATATATCTATTCCAAGACagggtgtcatgtagcccaggctgatctcaaacttgctAAGTATCAGAGGAtggccttgggttttttttttttttttttttttttttttttttcagaattctaCATTTTATTATAGGTTCTACATTTTATTACCGGAGAAAGCACTCCCAACTTAAACATGATCAAGTCTCCAAGTTGAAAATGTCGATCTCCATCTTGTAACACTCATTGAAGATCATGATTCAGCATAAACTGTCTTGCCATTGTTGACTCCTTACAGACCCAGCTTCGTTCTCCTCCAGTGTCTTCTCTTGGAGTTGTACCTGATTTTGTTGCCAGTTTTCATCCGAATCCATTGAGGAATAGGacgattttgcttttgtttcttagccAGGAATCGTTTGATTCTGAAAGTCTTGTGAGAAGACATAGCGAGAAGCCGAGGCGGGCAGAAGGTGCACGATGGCGGAGGAAAGGCGAAGAGCTGGCCTTGGGTTTCTGATCCTTGCGTCTCAACCTCcggtgtgctgggattataagtgtgtaccACCAAACCCTGCTTCACTTTTCTGTAAACTTTAGATGTTTGGATGTGTGACTGTTCCCAGCTCCATACGGAAATGGGACAAACGGCTGGAGGACCTGTGATTCAGCAAAGGGACTCCGAGTAGGGATTTGTTCACGGGGGCTCCGCGCTGTGAAGAGGAGGAATATTGAGGCTAGACAGCAAAGGAGGAGAGGGTTTGGAGTGTATCTGAATGAAAGAGCACTTGTCCAGTGTGTTCAAAAGCTTGGATTCCATCTTCAACCCAGGGAAAAACAGAACCCGAGGCTCTGTGGTGAATCACATGCTTAGTGTACACAAAGTCTTCAGTCCTCAAAATCCCCTAAAACTTGGGGCCTTAGGTGGCAGCACATCCCGTTGTGAGGTGGAAGTGGGTCAGCTAGGGGCTCAAGCTCATCACTGGGTACCTcttgagctcaaggtcagcctggactttACTtggatcctttctcaaaaaagggGTCAGGACTGGAGCgctggctcagtggtgaagaggacttgctcttgcaaaggtcctgggttcctttcctgactgctttaatcccagttccaggggacccaacgccctcttctggccgttGTAAACACCTGCAAGAATGTGgcacacaagccgggcggtggtggcgcacgcctttaatcccagcactcgggaggcagaggcaggcggatctctgtgagttcgagaccagcctggtctacaagagctagttccaggacaggctctaaagctgcagagaaaccctgtctcgaaaaaccaaaggaaaaaaaaaaagaatgtggcacacacaaagacaagcaggcacacacatagacacataataaaaataaataaaatttaacaattaaaaaaaccaaataaaaagttGGGCAGTGATGATACActcgggacacagaggcaggtggatctctgagtttaaggccaccctggtcttcaaagaaagttccagggcagccaaggctacacagagaaaccctgtctcgaaacaaacagacaaaacaaatcaaatactGGACTAGAGATGTAATTTAGCTAGTGGAGTGCTAGCCTAGCATTCCTGAAGTCCTTCCCCAGCAGAGGAAGATCCAGAGGTCAAGGTCGTTTTTGCCTGGGCTGTACGCGACCTTGTCTCAGACAAACAACAACAGGGAAGTGAGGATCGTACTTGGCTCAAGGTGGTGGAgattttttgagacggggtctcaccaggtagcacaggctggcctggaacttgctatgtagagcaggGTGACCCAGAACTCAAACAGAAaagtctgtttctgcctcctgaatgctggaattagcAAGATGGCTGTTCATTTTCAGTGGGACCTTGCTATgctgccaggctggcctggaagttctAGACCCGAGTGGTTCTCCTGATTCCCTCTCCTGTGTACCTGGGACCACAAGCTCAACTTTCACATCTTGAGGTTTACTTAAGATCACATCCacaaccaggcatgatggcagatgccgtaatctcagcactgggggactgagacaggaggacctggAGTTGAAGGTTAGCCTGTGCTACTCGAGACctggcttcaaaaaaaaaaaaaaaacacaaaaccaaccaaccaaccaaccaaccaaccaaacaaacaaacaaacaaacaaccaaccaaccaaccaaacaaacaaaggctaAGGATGTAGCTTGGGGGTAAAGCCCATGTATAGTATGTGGGAGGCCCTGGATTTCTCGGTCCCCTAGCTGGGGGAGGAAGGTTAATGTCCACGCATAAAGCTAGTTGGTTATGCGTGGGActaagagatggaaaggaaggccagagatggtttagcaggtaGGGGCACTCGCCATCAAACCTAGGAGCGtgtgtttgatccctgggacccgcATGGcgggaggagagaacagactcccacatGCACGGCGGGCTGCGTTCACCgagagtgcacacacatgcatatcaacCCTGATGACGCATCCATTTGGAGACAAGTGCAGCCTCGACAACTATTCTTTTATTGAATAGCAGTGACAATAAGATGCTTGATTTAGAAGAAACCCTTACTCCAAGAAAGCTCTCCCCCAAAACATCGGGGGTGAGCCTggctgtggggtggggtgagtCAGTGTGCACATACTTCTTCCATGTGTGTAAGCCTCTGTGGTTTTCCTTCCCACTCTGCCAGAGCACCAGGGGCCAGAGAAAAGGCTGCCAGTGGGTGAGGTCCTCACAGCACCCACCCACCATGCGAGCGGAGGCTTCTTGCCTCAGAGCCGTTAGGGAACAAGTGGAACCCTATAGGTGCTCAGAGTCTGCGTCGCCTgggcaggctggtcttgaagagTGATTTCCCAGCAGCCTCCACATAGGTGATGgtcatttctttggggcttattTCCACATATGTGAAGCCACCCAGGGAGTCCTCAGATCCATAGTGAAAGCGCAGGTAGTTGTTGGGGACTTTGCGTTGGTGTCGCACAGAGGGGTCCATGAAGTTGCCGGCCCCACTCAGCACGTAGCCCACTCCGTTTTCATCCTGAAGATACTGAGGGCAGAGGATGCAAGGTTGGTCACTCCAGCCCGGCTAGGGGATGACCAGGGGCTTCACCGAGACCTACCCTAAGTGTGGGAATGGGGCTATTCCTGACCACAGAGCTACCTTGAGCAAGAGGTGGATAACCTCTCTgtttcagtttccccatctgcaggAGTGCATCAATCCTACTGCACAGGCACACGGGGAGTTACTCTGGCATTTAAGGagaggtgcttttttttttcctggcagtgTTGAGGATAGAACCCATGGTTTCCTGCTtggtaggcaagcattctaccactgagccacaccgcagcccctcactgggggatcctaggcaggggctccatcactgagccacaccccagcccctcactgggggattctaggcaggggctctaccaccgagccacattccagcccctcactgggggattttaggcagggactctaccactgagccacaccccagcccctcactgagggattCTAGTCCAGCACACTGCCTTTGAGCCATGCCCTCTTAACATCATAATTTAAGGGAGGTTATTGATGTTCAGAAAGATACCAGAGGTCCCCTGAAGAGCAGGAGTCCGGCCTGTGGCACCTTGCCTTACCAGATTCCCTATCCTGTCCAGAGAGCTCTCACCTGCAAGTTGTGGTCATGTCCACACAGGTAGGCAGTGACCCCGTATGTGGCCAACAATGGCCGCAGGTGCTTGACCAGGCAGCGGGTGGGTCCGTGTTCAGCAATGGACCAGATG
This genomic interval carries:
- the LOC119810447 gene encoding 60S ribosomal protein L39, yielding MSSHKTFRIKRFLAKKQKQNRPIPQWIRMKTGNKIRYNSKRRHWRRTKLGL